The DNA sequence AGTGAAAGAAACACGAACTGGCTGGAAAACCATGTGTCTCAACTACACACCAAATCTGGTTTATATAGAAATATTGCTTTGGTATCATAATTACAGGATATGCAGTTTCTCAAATAACTAATATCAAATTGATTAGTATCCAATCACTAGGAGAACCCACCGTCAAAAGCTAGCTATTAAACGAGCATTACCAAACACTTATATGCTCTACCAAGCATCCATACTACTCAATGAGGGACTTAAGTACCCCATAATACCCAAGTTCCCACTACAAGTCAGtctacattattttaataactcaAATGAAATAGATCTACAGTAAATGCATAATATTTGATATTCATTCTCAgtgtatatttatattgactctggattttatatttcaacagataaaaaataacatattgaaTACAAAGTTATACAAAAGCATTGAGTTTTCCCAACACTGAATAAAACCaggaaaaacaataatttagaaAACTAGACCTACCCTGCTTTCTGGTCACTATAAACAGGCTCATATGGCAGAGATGTCTTGCCctgaaaaaagaaatggaaacaATTTTAAAACCAATACTATAAAAGACAGTATGCAAAGGGAAAGCATAATTTACTTGACTTGACACTATACATAGCCACCCATTATGTCAATACAGCCAAACTGAATGAGATGTAATTCAGATGACAAGATTAATAAGTGGAATCCAAaccaataaaaaagaaaaaacaagaagaaaGCAGAGACCTAGTGATCTTGGAAATTAAATCTTGCAGCGCCATAAGTCATAGCCAACTTAAGTTACCAATAGAATGATCATTATCGGGAAGAGAAACTTCATGCAGGTATGATTATCAGTGGGAATGGGAAGATGACTAGCACACCAAACTCACAACTGGAAAATCAAAGAAACACCCAACTAAGACCAATGGCACAACAAAGGTCAATTGTTGAGGAGCCCAAGGTTTTGCAAACCCCACATTAAAATCCCATACATCCAATGTGGAACTCAATCCCTCTCTATACAGTGCAATTGGATCTTAACATTCTgataaaaattatctattttatttgacaaacgaaattccaaattttgaaaaaactcaATAGTGTAATGCTAACTGTAGAAGTTACGGAGGATGATGTCATGCTTAAGAGAACAGGTTTAGATAAGGAAGAATAAATAGAAAGGAGACTCCACATAATAGGACATTAAATTGATATGGTTAATGATGAGGCAATACACACCAATGAAAGAAATTgggaaatttaatgaaaaatggaAACCACTGTAAAGTGATTAtctaagaaattattttatgatacaATATACTAAGGCATATTTAACAATGACCAAACAGTACTAAAATCTTTTGTTAGAGGCACAATATCAATTTCAGAGAATCTACTCAGTGGGACAAACCTCAAGATATTTAAATGTAGTGCTGTCAGCAGGAACAACGCCATTCTTTCCACCAGCTTCAACAACCATGTTGCACAATGTCATCCGTTCTTCCATCTATCCAAGAAAAACAGATTACCAAAACAACAATTACAATCAAAAGAACCAGAGTTCATAGATTGAAGAAATACATAATGCTCATTTACTTGTGTTTCCGGTTCCTGTTATAgctttttaattacaaaaccaCCAACTGTTTTTAAATTGTCTCTCTGTTTTCTAATATTTGTAAGAGAAACGTTGAAAACgacttttttgttttctgaaaAAATCTTTCAGAACAGGAAACAAATTGGGAACGATATAACAGTTCTGtaattaaaaagagaaaacaaaaagatggAAATACAAGTACACGAACTATTGGTATTAAATCATAACATAACATCTTGCTCTACATACTTACAGTTAAACTTTCAACAGTTGTACCGACAAACTCCATAGCTTTATATGTAGCACCAGCAACACTTATTTCACCAATAATCTGTAAGGTAAGTCATTCACTAATGTAAGAATGTGAATTTTATATTTgctaaatgaaaataaacagtCACAATCACCTAGTACTATCATATGTCCAAACAAAAGTACAGGATCAAGGAACTTACTTGCAGAATCAAATCCTTTGAAAGCAAATAATCAGGCATTTCTCCATCCATTACAAATCTCAAAGTTGGGGGCACCTGCATTTTGAATacaatatattatgaaaaagcAAATAAGTGTGTCAAGTAAAGCCAACAAGTTAACAAGCTTATAAGCTAGTTTGACCAAACAAAAGTGTTTGACAAGTTATTTCAAAGTAACTTATTGTAagaatttttaacttataagcTATACAAACTATTTCATCTAGCTTCTAGCTTGTATCATGTAgcttatttaattttctttctttacaatCCCTTAGATTCTAATacatttcttcatttcttcattATCCTTAATTCTTTATCcattattatcaattttcattataaatcgAAGTAACTAATGCTTCATTACATGAAATTATGTGAAAAATTACACAACGAAAATTATATCAAAGAAACTCAatgtaaaaatagtttaaaatgagaaataaaaaaaataaatttctgaaagtaaataaaaaataaattgattaatacTCATTAGATTaactagtttaaataaaataatatatccaAATGTAAAAATCACATATAACTTTTAGAAAACAAACATAAGCACAAAAGAGTTTAAAaagaatttgattattttaaaaaaacaaatcaaaaattgtaattacataatattatttttgtctagaaaacacaaatttgatttatataataaaacttaTGTAGTTATGTCCTTTTATGACATTTTTACATTTACCAATCAGCTAGTGGAACAAATACTTCTAATCCAATAAAATAGCTTATCTGCTCAAAACTTTTATGTTATGAGCTTATCAGCTCAGAACTTTTAAGTTATGAACTTATCAGCCAGTTTTGTCAAACACCCTATCTCTATTATtaacaaatcaaacaaaaaggTACTATTCCATCTTTATTCTTGTCCCAAAATAttcaaagaaatatttattctgTTTTTTATGCTTTGATCTCGTAGTATATACAATTCTTTTTCATTCGAAATGGGAAGATAAGTCTCCAAATACAGAGCAGCCAAATAATATGTTCTTCcaaatattgaatattataaattataaacagtTAAAAGAAAGAGATACAACAAAAGTTGGTTGTAAATTCCAATCAGTAATACGCCAAGCTAATAAGAGAAAAATGACATGGAAAGAGAAAGTAAAAcacattaaactttttattctaGAACTACCAAATATAAAACCTTGAGCTGGAGTTGATGATaaaggtaaaaatatatataatggttCTACAGAATATCTTCTATTAAAAACCAAGAGATGTGAGTCTTGAGCAGAAGCTACCTTGAGCAAAAGCTTCCCAGTTCCCAGCACAAAACCGGCATCAGTATTTCCAATCCCAGTAGCAAATTGACCAAATGCTCCAGCAGTACATGTGTGGGAATCAGTACCTAAGAGAACCTGCAGGTATCAATGAAATTAGAAAAGCAGGAAACAAAGTTGTACCAAACAAATGAACAATACTTCACCACAGTAAAGTTATCTTGTTATACTAAACAAACCTCTCCTGGCCTACAATGACCTTCCTGTGCAAGAGCAACATGGCAAACACCCTTATAGTCTGGATTTGCCTGTATTTTTATAATCACAGTCAATGTTATTGGACATTGCGCATTACAAAGCATTTTAAGAACTGAGTCGGACAAATaaagattgaaaatataaaaaaatgcataCCTTAAAATTACTAAGATCcttaatatcataaaaatattttatattttgctcATGGCAAAAATCTCTTAGTATGTCCACATTGCGATTGGCACGTTCATCACTTGTGAATATATAGTGATCAGGTATTATTACAAGCTTTTCACGGTCCCAAACCTTCAAATGAACAACACAATCAGGAAATCACAGAAATCAAAAACACAATCAGGAAATCACAGATGTAAAAAACACAATCAGGAAATCACAGATGTAAAAAACACAATCAAGAAATTATAGAAGTTAGGTCTAATGTAACGAGATTAACTGCCAACCAGACCTAGAAAAATTACAATCACTCTATGAACCACATAAGTCTAAGAACAAGCAAGACAATTTTCCTGCAAAGGTAACTTTCAAGGTAAAAGAATCAACCATGTAATGGGCTTGAACAAGTGCACCATCAAACCAGTAAATGTATTTTGAAGTTCCCACTTGCAAAGGTAATAATCATTTTACATCCCTTTTCAGCACACAGAGTGCTCGAACCTCTCACATGACTTCTAAACCGACAAAGTTCCCACCCAGAAAGCACAAAGCTACATTCAATAAACAGAATCCATGGCGTAGATTGTccttcaaaatcaatttcaccACATGACCCCAATCCTACTTTCTTCAACAACCCTCACAACTCATCTTTTTTTCAAACTGTCCTCAAAATTCCAATGGACTTCCAATCAAACAGCACAATCAATGAAGAACCTACCCCAACCAAATCCACAACcatcagaaaaataaaaaaactccCATAAAAGACACTCTTGAGTGAAACCAGCAAAGCCACTGACTCACCTTAGCATCCTCACCAAACTCCTTCTTGAAAATCCCAATAGAACCGGGTCCACAAACATCATGCGTCATCAAAATATCAACATTAACCCAAACATTATCCCCAGGGCTCAGTTGGGCCTTCTCAGAAGCTCTGGCCAATATCTTCTCAGTCATCGTCATTGCGGTTCTCACCTGAAACACATCAACACAAGCAAAATCAcacacaaaaactaaaaatcaacAGCAAAAATCCAAAAGGGTGCCGAAAAACGCAACTGATCCAGTGGTAGAAGGCTGGCGCTGAGGCGCCGCCACAGAACAACGGATTCCCTTTGGAACCGCTTTGAAGCATCTCTGAGAGGAGAATGCGTAGAGAGAGAGATCCTTCtgagagaaaaaacaaaagaagaaaaaaggggTTAGTAGGGGACAAAGCTAACACATTTAAGCAAAAGGGGTGGAGAAAAATGAAGCTTTTTGAAGCacgagaaagagaagaaagtgATTGATGATGATGCTTGGATATTGGGAGCGTAGAAGGGAAACATAGAACGAACTTTGGTGCGGAGGAAGGAAGTGAATGATggagagagaagagaggaaGCCATGGATTATCGATGTTGAAGCTGTGATGAACACAAAACTAGTCAGTGGAGGTTGTATCCTTTATTACCCTGTTTTGATTGAGTGTCTCTGTTTTTTTCTCACAAATCCTAGGAACATATTCTgagtgaaattaattaataaataaactaaagagAGGGTATGAgtgaaagtatttttttttacttttcaataaataactatttattttaaaattaaattattattttatcattttatttttaagtaactgtttagttaaatttaactg is a window from the Vigna unguiculata cultivar IT97K-499-35 chromosome 7, ASM411807v1, whole genome shotgun sequence genome containing:
- the LOC114192207 gene encoding 3-isopropylmalate dehydratase large subunit, chloroplastic-like, coding for MASSLLSPSFTSFLRTKKDLSLYAFSSQRCFKAVPKGIRCSVAAPQRQPSTTGSVRTAMTMTEKILARASEKAQLSPGDNVWVNVDILMTHDVCGPGSIGIFKKEFGEDAKVWDREKLVIIPDHYIFTSDERANRNVDILRDFCHEQNIKYFYDIKDLSNFKANPDYKGVCHVALAQEGHCRPGEVLLGTDSHTCTAGAFGQFATGIGNTDAGFVLGTGKLLLKVPPTLRFVMDGEMPDYLLSKDLILQIIGEISVAGATYKAMEFVGTTVESLTMEERMTLCNMVVEAGGKNGVVPADSTTFKYLEGKTSLPYEPVYSDQKAGFLSEYRFDVSKLEPVVAKPHSPDNRALARECKDVKINRVYIGSCTGGKTEDFMAAAKVFLASGKKVKVPTFLVPATQKVWMDIYSIPVPGSGGKTCSQIFEEAGCDTPASPSCGACLGGPKDTYARMNEPQVCVSTTNRNFPGRMGHKEGQIYLASPYTAAASALTGYVTDPREFLQ